The window cccataaagaatattctttataaaaataattgaagtagaagttttaaaacttacacttgaaatggatattaaataaccaaagatatacttatatgaaagtactatctttatttgaataatcgaaaataagtttgattattgacaccttattctttaataaaataaagaatatatttcagtaataatcggagtcataatacctcgaatgaatattataaataatattcattaaataaaataaaggagtcatacatcctcaaatgaatattcgaaataatattcaataataaaataaaggagtcataagtcctcggatgaatattcgaaataatattcaataataaaataaaggagtcataagtcctcggatgaatattcgaaataatattcaataataaaataaaggaatcatacatcctcaaatgaatatccaagtaatattcaataaataatataaaggagtcataagttctcgaatgaatattcaagataatattcattaataaaataaagttatcgaataaaccttattcgattaatagttttgaaaactataaccatatatatataaatatatatatatatatataatctactcgggatcctcgactcccggttttagaaaatgttttcacctttgggtccctatactaagggtatatgcaaattaccgctattctctagcataggtattatcaattgaaccaacagatatatatggcaagaatacgaaacaggcatgcatatgtaccatatcacatgctacaatatatcgcaagaatttgctaataacaagtatgcatttatcgcaagatcatgcatatacacatatacatcacaacaacagtataacgggtagaaaacttgcctgagcgactgggggttacgaatggctcgggacgagtctggtaacctataagcaacaagtaagttggaattaaaccaaagtcacttgtaaatctatactctaaccaactcagactctaacgctcgttttgcgcttactgattctcttaagtcactcgagtaccctcggctccaccatttttaataaattaaccattacgagttttaaggcgattcttttgcaagtgtcttaccaactgcctattacaccttacataaatgtttcatacttcaattagtcctttaaggtctttaacctatgtttcaaagtaaggcgaggggtaagggttcgttcgcgaaacgtcgttacttaaaacggccgtttctcctaaaccgttcatcggaatcaaacgaaccacatatcaaaacgaagctcgtaacatgaaatatctaaacatggcaatggtcaaaacctagcagtgagttcaagggttctgatgttaagaacaaaaacagtctacggtaaatcgggcattatggcggctatgtttacgcgatttcccaaatttaaaccattccaaaacaaccaccaatcaaccccaaatcaatcatacaaccaacatccatataaaacacactccaacagccccaacaactcaatattatcaactttatactaccctcaaacatgaactaaaagctatacttaagttcattaactaattaacaagatttacaactccaaaaacaccacaaaaccaactaatctctacaaattcaaccaaactttaaacaaacaagcctcatgcttcacatatactatatcaatcatattcattcctaattactcaaaaccaaagctagggtttggagtttataccttccttggagcttttaatccatgaaagatccttgaaatgcccatggaagccttaatctaacctcctacaagcttgttctttcaaagaaatctagaacacaaaaattaatttcaagaaagtactattcaccatcttcttccatgatttatagaaaaagattggcttggaattagaagcttaaacttataggaagtatgtaactatccatggggaagcttagataaataccttgctaaatagtaagtggtggagcttggatcttcattttttaagaaaaggggccgagagcttcatgaagaaaatgggggttttatgttttttgatgaaaatgaaatgttttggcttggttggttgctttttgtcttgttttttttggttaattaactttctagccttgactttgtgtggttttaaatcaaccacatctccttccccttatgtcatgcttatgtcacattgctatgtcatcatcccttctaatctctttgagtagcttctaattgtttgcctaatgaccgctgatctgttatacggttcgcttaactttcgttttcgtttatcgtttgagggatcatacccgggatcttattacttaggttcccttaacctttctcaatatattgtattccttttatgatcctctcttataatcctttaatttaaatcctttttatcatgttaccttatactcaattctttccgtaaTTTTAttgatttccgggaaaaatcaaagtgttcggaattggattctgacgatctttacatacacttatataccatatagagtgccaataaaatctcagaatatccataaaagaacccctacctagtgtggcatgaaaagttttctcattcagcaaaaacactattcataagggtttcaaaaattttccaaaaattggggttattacagagggtacttattcttaatagtcaacttattcaattcgcgataatcgatacataatctcatgcttccatctttcttctttacgaatagcactagtgcaccccacggggatacacttgggtGAATTACTCCTTTGCTTAACAATTCTTACAATTGTGTCGCTAATTTCTTCATCTCGTCAGGCGCCATttgatatggagctttcgaaactggttccgttccaggagctaAATCGATCGTGAACTCAACCtctcgatccggaggtagtccaggtaattcatctggaaacacatcgggaaaatcTTTAACTACCGAAATATCTTCAAGCCTTAAGGATTCCTCCTCTACATCCTttacatgagccaaataagcttcgcatccttgtcgtaacaATCTCTTTGTTTGGATAGCCGTTAGAAACTTcctctcttgcctctttcctctGAATATCACCTCAACTCCATCCTTGGACTTcaatttcactttcttgcttTTACATTTGATTTGTGCATCGTGGTTTGATAACCAATCCATCCTTAATataacatcgaattctcctaacttaaaaggtattaagtcagCAAAAAAGTGTCGACCTTCTATAACCATATCGCAATTGGGACAAATTCTATTGGCAGTAACTCTTTCTTGATTTTctacttctataatcaaattGGGTTCAAGAGGATACGCAATGCACTTTAATCTATCAATAACACTTTCAGCAACAAatgatctagtagctccagaatcaattaacaCTTTGACTTCTACTGAATTTATAACAAGGATACCTGCTACCACATCCGCATTCTGCACTGcatctttcatggtcatgttgaATGTCCTTGCCCTTGACTGGGTTGTTGGTGCTGGTGGGGGTGGTGGTCCAGTAATCCTAAGCACATtcgccttctgaacaggctccttacaGTTCCTTTCCATATGACCTacctttccacacttgaaacaagtcATTTATGGATTTCCTGCACCGCTTAGGCATTCCGTTGAGTAGTGTCCTTTCTGGTTACATTTGAAGCACGTCACATttagcttattacacctccccagGTGTCCCTTTCCACAAATCTTACACTCCTGAATCTGGGGTCTATTATCCTTCACTGATTGTCCCATCTTCTGGAAACGATTCTTCTGATTTCTATTCCCGGGCTTGAACTTCTGAAACTTCTGGTTCTGGTTTCCAACATTCCTCCCAAACTTTCCTCCTAACTTGAGACTTCCTTGATCTTATTCAGATTCCTCATACTTTCTCTTCTTCCCTTCATTTTCTCTCTTAGTTGCTTCTCTTTCTTCTTCCACAATCATCGCTTTCTGTACCAAAGCAACGTAAGTCTTTATCTCCAGAAGAGCCACTTGACTTtgaatccatggcttaagtccttGTTGAAATCTTTTGGCTTTATTAGCttccgtattcacatactcaggcaCAAATCTGGCAAACTCTAAAAACTCCACTTCATATTCTGCCACTATCATGTCTTCTTTTCTAAGATTCAGAAACCTCATTTCCAACTGGccttgcatataacttggcaaatacttctctaaaaacatCTCTGTAAACTTTTCCCAGGTTACAACTTCTTCTTCAAGTAACGCCGTAGAAGATCCCCACCAATAACTAGCCTCATCCTTAGGATAATAACTCGCGGACTGTGCcttcttatcatccttaacttccgCTAACTCAAAAGCCTTCTCCACTTTTCTTAACCAAGACTGAGCTTTAATCGGATCTCGAAATCCTACAAACTCTAGGGGATATACGGATTGAAAATGCTTGAAATTACCGACTTTAAGGGCTGAGGGGTGTTGTAAAAATTGGAAAAGTCGGTTCATCATAGGAGTATCTTGGTTTTGTTCTTGACCTTGGGTTtgagtttcttcttcttggtgatttggtgaagtggccatttcttacaaacctgattgagcaattatttagaaatacgatagcatggcatacaTATCAATAGAGACTCCTTTAGAAATAACTTTgcgggttttaagttttacccagttacacatgcaatcctattactacataattcacTCATCGGTTAAGGTTTTCACATGATACAAAGTATGTTTTCACAGGATATTAAGTACGGTTGCTTGGAAACATGGTATGAAGAATAGTTTATGAAAATTCCAAGGTCCACAATATAAAACAAGGTACAAGGTTTATTTAATGATTCAAAGGTACATAGATAAAAGGTTCAGATACAACATGTGCTGATATAAGGTACAATAATAAAACATGGTTAAATAGAGGAAAACTGGAAAATACCCCCTATCTATCCCTAGCTTCTACCTAACTACTACTAATGCAACCAACACTAAGTTCTGAATACAATACAATATGAAAAtaaaaagggatcccgacatctgaccaagtatcccaaagcccACCAGCGCTGAAAAGAACCAAAAACATAACAATCACGGGCTCTAGCAGATGTCCCGTCTGAACTCACAACCTCACTAACCATCAAGAATCTTTCTCAACACTGTCAGCATCcaacgaatgatcttatgcaCTCTCCTGGCCTCAACATCAACATCACTGAaagatggtccctcatccaaccTCCTctgggcaacctgctccaccatctgaATATGAACTCTCCACTCATCCTCCAGCACCAACGTCTGCTGCCTAGACTCATGAActagtctatccaccaaagctcccaactcaggaatacgtgagtacacaaagtctcgatcaTGGGTTAACTTGCCGCCAACACTGACAGGCGCACGTACATGCATAACAGTCTCTCGCTCAGGGGATGGGGTCTCTGGATCTGGTCTTAGGGGAGAAACATGCATAGGGGTCTCACTGCTCTCATATGGATCCTCCTCAGGGTCTGAACTAATATACAGGGACTCTACTGAAGGGGGTGTAATAGAGTTCACTGGGGAACCAGACAAACTATGTTCTAAATCTGAATCGCTACCACTACTAGAGTCCTGAGATAAAACAAAAACAACAGCCAAGAAACATCATTAGGGTTAAATAAGACTTCCAACTGACTCCACATCCTAACTCCAAATGCTATCTTGACCTATTTACCTTatttagactatacctaatagtctaactcaactctatgtgagtcgaacactctcccaaatacccttttatcctaacttgtctcagggactagatcatgtagatctgataccaacttgtgacgccctcaatctcggggttaggaaatgaggacccatgTAATATCTGGAacataacgtgtaattatttttgctaataaatgtATATTCtatatttattctgtgaattatttattAAGTGGTATACGTGTTTGAATGtctaaatatgatataatttgagtattttaattttatatgtctaaaataaagtgtagataattgtcatattttcttATTAGTTTTTACgttgtttatgattttataaaagatttatggatttaataaattattttttcgagtaattataaactattttgtataatcgggaaccaaccgacttcaaccgttttttaggtttttacaatccgaaactcttccgaaaactccttcctaacctaattgcaatattttgagcattttccatgttttgactttttcaatccggcatacggttttccccgtgcgggtcccgacatgatattttcgatacaaaattcatttcagtaaattgataaaacccgtattttcgagaaacaagatctttttattaaactattatattatcatctcgtaatatgtgtaaccaaaGCGGTGtgaccaagatcgcagtacaaaatgtatagatttggataattatcctaaaaccggtaccgtaTTGGATCTGTTTTCttaaataaacgtaatattttatatctggtatgatccaacggggtaccaatattccataaatataaatagcccttaccgtattttattttgtacagaaaatcatttgcaaacagctaattatataattttacagagaaaaccctaatttcatataAGTAACTGAGAATCAAACAaacttttggaggtgttatcgaaccctgtttggaaagctcgagtactcaaaacgaaggtcttgaggtgtactatcagattccagaactgtttttgtgcagaatcaaaggtttattttctatattttaatttattttcgaattactttaaattaaattatgaatttttgttcgagggattgtttgtatgatttgatgattgcatgttgtagagcttttcttcctgatgatattgatatattatatgactgatttggagtttaataacatgctcaaatctgtgttttaatttcgaatttcaaaattaaggtttataacccgtataaatattttcaattgaaattaggggtttctgttctaggggttattagatttTTTGGTTGGTAAGTTTATGTAGAACTTGAAAAGAGGATTTGATTGGTGGTGGTCTCGTCAACAAACGATACCGGAATCGAGCTGGCCGAAGCAAGAAAGAACTCGTCGGCTGACAAGTTTTcttcgagcttttccggccaactcaggggttattaaTGTAATTTAATTGCATGAATGAAATCCTAGTGTTGTGTAGACGATATCTGGAGGAGATGGTGGTGTGACGATACCGGAGTTGAATTCTCCAGCgaaccccgactgttttccggcgaggggTGTAAAAATTGCAGCTTGGTCCTTAttgttttgaaaacgatgaagttcagtccctgtactttccagaacttgcatattttagattcatgttttaaaaatatttaaaaatcatttttctatttattttaattacagaaattctattttaattattaaaaattctaaaaattattattttaattccaaatattatttttaattcaaaaataaatctgaattaattagttaattaattttagttgataattaattagttaattggtcaactaattcaaaaattaattgattaattgattattaattaattttaattaattatttaattagatttaattaattattttgatttaaaaattctgaaaaatagtttcgaggtttaaaatattattttaaattattttcaaggctggataattattataa of the Apium graveolens cultivar Ventura unplaced genomic scaffold, ASM990537v1 ctg4450, whole genome shotgun sequence genome contains:
- the LOC141701845 gene encoding uncharacterized protein LOC141701845 codes for the protein MTCFKCGKVGHMERNCKEPVQKANVLRITGPPPPPAPTTQSRARTFNMTMKDAVQNADVVAGILVINSVEVKVLIDSGATRSFVAESVIDRLKCIAYPLEPNLIIEVENQERVTANRICPNCDMVIEGRHFFADLIPFKLGEFDVILRMDWLSNHDAQIKCKSKKVKLKSKDGVEVIFRGKRQERKFLTAIQTKRLLRQGCEAYLAHVKDVEEESLRLEDIS